In the genome of Myxococcus stipitatus, one region contains:
- a CDS encoding MotA/TolQ/ExbB proton channel family protein, which yields MTPHLPLALGAMNYVEIIRDASFIELAVLLLLMGVSVASWALIAMKASQLAKARAQSLTFLDTFWKASRLEAIYQTAQKLDASPLSKVFCAGYEELTKLAQAKEGGAEGAMAERLGGIENVERALNRASTSQITELEARVSFLGTVGAASPFVGLFGTVIGILSAFNQIAEQGNATLATVAAPVGNALFATAAGLFAAIPAVVAYNSFVSRIKVFDTEMSNFSADFLNIIKRHFFR from the coding sequence ATGACGCCCCACCTGCCCCTGGCGCTCGGCGCCATGAACTACGTGGAGATCATCCGCGACGCTTCCTTCATCGAGCTGGCCGTCCTGCTGCTCCTGATGGGAGTCTCCGTGGCTTCCTGGGCCCTCATCGCGATGAAGGCCTCCCAGCTCGCCAAGGCACGCGCACAGTCTCTCACCTTCCTCGACACCTTCTGGAAGGCGTCCCGCCTGGAGGCCATCTACCAGACGGCCCAGAAGCTCGACGCCTCGCCCCTGTCCAAGGTCTTCTGCGCCGGCTACGAGGAGCTGACCAAGCTGGCCCAGGCCAAGGAAGGCGGCGCCGAGGGCGCCATGGCCGAGCGGCTGGGCGGAATCGAGAACGTGGAGCGCGCGCTCAACCGCGCCTCGACGTCGCAAATCACGGAGCTGGAGGCGCGCGTGTCGTTCCTCGGCACGGTGGGCGCGGCGTCCCCCTTCGTGGGCCTGTTCGGCACCGTCATCGGCATCCTCAGCGCGTTCAACCAGATTGCCGAGCAGGGCAACGCCACGCTGGCCACGGTGGCGGCGCCGGTGGGCAACGCGCTCTTCGCCACGGCGGCGGGCCTGTTCGCGGCGATTCCGGCCGTGGTCGCCTACAACTCGTTCGTCAGCCGCATCAAGGTGTTCGACACGGAGATGTCCAACTTCTCCGCGGACTTCCTCAACATCATCAAGCGTCACTTCTTCCGGTAG
- the tolR gene encoding protein TolR, translating into MGMGGGNRGGGRTTMSEINVTPMVDVMLVLLIIFMVTAPLIQQGVKVNLPETKAAPVEATEKKVVLSIDAGKKVYIGDAEVPMEELETKLAANAKVQADKEVFLHADRDVPYGVVVEVMAAAQRAGINNVGMITDPSTGSKTSNAASTSKKPKEAKR; encoded by the coding sequence ATGGGAATGGGCGGAGGCAATCGCGGCGGTGGCCGCACCACGATGAGCGAAATCAACGTCACGCCGATGGTCGACGTGATGCTCGTGCTGCTCATCATCTTCATGGTCACCGCGCCCCTCATCCAGCAGGGCGTGAAGGTGAACCTGCCGGAGACGAAGGCCGCGCCCGTGGAGGCGACGGAGAAGAAGGTCGTCCTCTCCATCGACGCGGGCAAGAAGGTCTACATCGGCGACGCCGAGGTGCCGATGGAGGAGCTGGAGACGAAGCTTGCCGCCAACGCCAAGGTGCAGGCGGACAAGGAAGTCTTCCTCCACGCCGACCGCGACGTGCCCTACGGCGTCGTCGTGGAGGTCATGGCGGCGGCGCAGCGCGCGGGCATCAATAACGTGGGGATGATCACGGACCCTTCCACGGGGTCCAAGACGTCCAATGCCGCGTCGACCTCGAAGAAGCCGAAGGAGGCGAAGCGCTAG
- a CDS encoding TonB family protein, with amino-acid sequence MHSAVSHSLLVSRSARVSPFVIASVVGHIALLLAAVLYARFNSAPQVDLTAQPIRATLVRLGKPRDAKLLPRKEQLPPPPKNVEAPKPAPEAPPAPSSNAVAVPIPGVKPEPSSAPKPTPVKGEREGEDRRKRLFGAFDKTAKAAPDEEPEGAEDGDPDGDSATAEGERYFGLLQVQVRRNYSVADTIPESERMHLKALVALRLGRSGEVLDVKLTKPSGNDLFDSAVLAAVRKASPFSPPPDHLRDALQKNGVNLSFNAL; translated from the coding sequence ATGCACTCCGCGGTGAGCCACAGCCTGCTCGTCAGCCGCTCCGCGCGCGTGTCGCCGTTCGTCATCGCGTCGGTGGTGGGGCACATCGCCCTGCTGCTCGCCGCGGTGCTGTATGCGCGCTTCAACAGCGCGCCCCAGGTGGACCTGACCGCGCAGCCCATCCGCGCCACGCTGGTGCGGCTGGGCAAGCCTCGGGACGCCAAGCTCCTGCCGCGCAAGGAGCAGCTGCCTCCCCCTCCCAAGAACGTGGAGGCCCCCAAGCCCGCGCCGGAGGCGCCCCCCGCGCCCTCCTCCAACGCCGTCGCGGTGCCCATCCCCGGCGTCAAGCCGGAGCCGTCCTCCGCGCCCAAGCCCACGCCCGTCAAGGGTGAGCGGGAGGGCGAGGACCGGCGCAAGCGCCTCTTCGGCGCATTCGACAAGACGGCCAAGGCGGCCCCGGACGAAGAGCCCGAGGGCGCCGAGGACGGAGACCCCGACGGCGACTCGGCCACGGCCGAGGGCGAGCGCTACTTCGGCCTGCTCCAGGTCCAGGTGCGCCGGAACTACAGCGTCGCGGACACGATTCCGGAGTCGGAGCGCATGCACTTGAAGGCCCTGGTGGCGCTGCGCCTGGGCCGCTCGGGTGAAGTGCTCGATGTGAAGCTCACGAAGCCCAGTGGGAATGACTTGTTCGACTCGGCGGTCCTCGCCGCCGTCCGCAAGGCCTCTCCCTTCTCGCCTCCTCCCGACCACCTTCGAGACGCGCTGCAGAAGAACGGCGTCAACCTGAGTTTCAACGCCCTATGA
- the tolB gene encoding Tol-Pal system beta propeller repeat protein TolB, giving the protein MKALLLSLVLLPLAALAQTPTIEISGANFRPLPVAVPAPLAQSEGAKEKANTFDAAFTFDLSASGILQVLDRKSFTADPKEGMAAGTITFSRWADVGAEALVKVSLADDAGTLRGELRLFNVGTGREDLKVTKDAPASNPSLLAHRLADALYRHFTREPSPFLSRITYVRKAGNNRDIAVADWDGGNPVVLTKGGINILPSLSNDGTQVTYTSYRKNRPDLYVQRPGGEAKMVVSDGQMITGGAFSPDGKRLAYSQAEGESAQIYVANADGSGAKAITDTPYGLNTSPSWSPDGKRIAFVSNRGGSPQIYIMGADGSGVRRLTFQGNYNQTPDWSPRGDLIVFTARDERNAFDLFTVNVETGKVTRMTQDQGNNEEPAFSPNGRLILFTSTRAGGTQLFVMTADGNNQLPLRAEKGTLLTPDWAPLADAQ; this is encoded by the coding sequence ATGAAAGCCCTGCTCCTCTCCCTCGTCCTCCTCCCGCTCGCCGCGCTCGCGCAGACGCCGACGATTGAAATCTCGGGCGCCAACTTCCGCCCGCTGCCCGTGGCGGTGCCCGCGCCGCTCGCCCAGAGCGAGGGCGCGAAGGAGAAGGCCAACACCTTCGACGCGGCCTTCACCTTCGACCTCTCCGCCTCCGGCATCCTCCAGGTGCTGGACCGCAAGAGCTTCACCGCCGACCCCAAGGAGGGCATGGCGGCCGGCACCATCACCTTCAGCCGCTGGGCGGACGTGGGCGCGGAGGCGCTGGTGAAGGTGTCGCTGGCGGACGACGCCGGCACGCTGCGCGGCGAGCTGCGCCTGTTCAACGTGGGCACCGGACGCGAGGACCTGAAGGTGACCAAGGACGCGCCGGCGAGCAACCCGTCGCTGCTGGCGCACCGCCTGGCGGACGCGCTCTACCGGCACTTCACGCGCGAGCCCAGCCCCTTCCTGTCGCGCATCACCTACGTGCGCAAGGCGGGCAACAACCGCGACATCGCGGTGGCGGACTGGGATGGCGGCAACCCCGTCGTCCTCACCAAGGGTGGCATCAACATCCTGCCCTCGCTGAGCAACGACGGCACGCAGGTGACCTACACGTCGTACCGCAAGAACCGCCCGGACCTCTACGTGCAGCGCCCGGGTGGCGAGGCGAAGATGGTCGTGTCCGACGGACAGATGATCACCGGCGGCGCCTTCTCTCCGGACGGCAAGCGCCTGGCGTACTCGCAGGCCGAGGGTGAGAGCGCGCAGATCTACGTGGCCAACGCGGACGGCTCCGGCGCCAAGGCCATCACCGACACGCCCTACGGGCTGAACACCAGCCCCAGCTGGTCGCCTGACGGCAAGCGCATCGCGTTCGTCTCCAACCGCGGTGGCAGCCCGCAGATCTACATCATGGGCGCGGATGGCTCGGGCGTGCGGCGGCTCACGTTCCAGGGCAACTACAACCAGACGCCGGACTGGTCTCCGCGCGGCGACCTCATCGTCTTCACCGCGCGCGACGAGCGCAACGCGTTCGACCTCTTCACCGTCAACGTGGAGACGGGCAAGGTGACGCGCATGACGCAGGACCAGGGCAACAACGAGGAGCCCGCGTTCTCGCCCAACGGCCGGCTCATCCTCTTCACGTCCACCCGCGCGGGGGGCACGCAGCTCTTCGTGATGACGGCGGACGGCAACAACCAGCTCCCCCTCCGGGCGGAGAAGGGCACGCTGCTGACGCCGGACTGGGCCCCCCTGGCGGACGCCCAGTAG
- a CDS encoding aminotransferase class V-fold PLP-dependent enzyme gives MSAPFRSHWGLDPEVRFLNHGSYGACPTVVLQKQAELRARMEAEPVRFLHREIEPLLDEARAAVADFVGADTEDVSFVPNATGGVTTVLRSLRFAPGDELLTTDHEYNASRNALDFVSETWGAKVVVAKLPWPVSSPDAVVDAVLAHVTPRTRLLLVDHVSSQTALVMPLTKLVSEMRARGIETLVDGAHGPGMVPLALRSLGAGYYTGNCHKWLCSPKGAAFLYVRRDLQSGVTPLAVSHGRNSPRTDRSRHRLLFDWTGTHDPTAALCVPEALRVMGGMLPGGWPALMAHNRAKALAARAMLCERLKVAPACPEEMVGSMAVVTLPPGYPERPEPPLYLDPLHLRLFDEHRIEVPVIPWPKPPHRHVRVSAQLYNTPDEYVALADALEVLLR, from the coding sequence ATGAGCGCCCCCTTCCGTTCCCACTGGGGATTGGACCCCGAGGTCCGATTCCTCAACCATGGCTCGTATGGCGCGTGCCCCACCGTCGTGCTCCAGAAGCAGGCGGAGCTGCGCGCACGAATGGAGGCAGAGCCCGTCCGCTTCCTCCACCGCGAAATCGAGCCGCTGCTCGACGAGGCTCGCGCGGCGGTCGCGGACTTCGTGGGCGCGGACACGGAGGACGTGTCCTTCGTTCCCAACGCCACCGGCGGCGTCACCACCGTGCTGCGCTCACTGCGCTTCGCGCCCGGTGACGAGCTGCTCACCACCGACCACGAGTACAACGCCAGCCGCAACGCGCTGGACTTCGTCTCCGAGACCTGGGGCGCGAAGGTGGTGGTGGCGAAGCTGCCCTGGCCCGTGAGCTCGCCCGACGCGGTGGTGGACGCGGTGCTCGCGCACGTGACACCGCGCACGCGCCTGCTGCTCGTGGACCATGTCTCCAGCCAGACCGCGCTGGTGATGCCCCTGACGAAGCTCGTCTCGGAGATGCGCGCGCGAGGCATCGAGACGCTGGTGGACGGCGCGCACGGGCCCGGCATGGTGCCGCTGGCGCTGCGCTCGCTGGGCGCGGGTTACTACACGGGCAACTGCCACAAGTGGCTGTGCTCGCCCAAGGGCGCGGCCTTCCTCTACGTGCGGCGCGACCTGCAGTCTGGTGTGACGCCGCTGGCGGTGAGCCATGGCCGCAACTCCCCCCGCACGGACCGCTCGCGCCACCGGCTCCTGTTCGACTGGACGGGGACGCATGACCCCACCGCGGCGCTCTGTGTCCCGGAGGCGCTGCGAGTCATGGGCGGCATGCTCCCGGGCGGGTGGCCCGCGCTGATGGCCCACAATCGCGCCAAGGCCCTGGCGGCGCGAGCGATGCTCTGCGAGCGGCTGAAGGTGGCGCCGGCCTGCCCCGAGGAGATGGTGGGCAGCATGGCCGTGGTGACGCTGCCTCCGGGGTATCCGGAGCGCCCCGAGCCGCCCCTCTACCTGGACCCGCTCCACCTGCGCCTGTTCGACGAGCACCGCATCGAGGTGCCCGTCATCCCCTGGCCCAAGCCGCCCCACCGTCACGTGCGCGTGTCCGCGCAGCTCTACAACACGCCCGACGAGTACGTCGCGCTGGCGGATGCTTTGGAAGTGCTCTTGCGTTGA
- a CDS encoding Ppx/GppA phosphatase family protein, producing MPRFATIDVGTNSVLLLVAERTPEGRFEPVLERAEITRLGRGVDATRRLSAEGMEATLSVLESFAREAREAGAQDIAVSATSAARDASNGPEFLAAAKARAGVTVEIISGQMEAELSFAAVHADFASESAGPLLVLDIGGGSTEFIYGNPAGHVGFRHSFDVGAVRMTERYVSSDPLSAENRARIQAHLRDTFKALPPPPPDAALVGVAGTVTTLYAVQHAIDPYVAEQVHGGSLSLGELTALVDRLCQMPVEERRALPGLQPKRADVIPAGALILLESVKALGLEGCRVSDRGLRWGLLAHRFGAGAARS from the coding sequence ATGCCGCGATTCGCCACCATCGATGTGGGTACCAACTCCGTGCTGTTGCTGGTCGCGGAGCGCACCCCGGAAGGCCGCTTCGAGCCCGTCCTGGAGCGCGCCGAAATCACCCGATTGGGACGAGGCGTGGACGCCACCCGCCGGCTGTCGGCGGAGGGGATGGAGGCGACGCTGTCCGTGCTGGAGTCCTTCGCGCGCGAGGCCCGCGAGGCTGGCGCCCAGGACATCGCGGTGTCCGCCACCAGCGCCGCGCGCGACGCGAGCAACGGCCCGGAGTTCCTCGCCGCCGCGAAGGCGCGCGCGGGCGTCACGGTGGAGATCATCTCCGGACAGATGGAGGCGGAGCTGTCGTTCGCCGCGGTGCACGCGGACTTCGCCAGTGAGTCGGCCGGGCCGCTGCTCGTGCTGGACATCGGCGGAGGCTCCACCGAGTTCATCTACGGCAACCCCGCGGGCCACGTGGGCTTCCGCCACAGCTTCGACGTGGGCGCGGTGCGGATGACGGAGCGCTATGTGAGCTCCGACCCGCTCTCCGCCGAGAACCGCGCGCGCATCCAGGCGCACCTGCGCGACACGTTCAAGGCCCTGCCCCCTCCTCCGCCCGACGCGGCGCTGGTGGGTGTCGCCGGCACCGTGACGACGCTGTACGCCGTGCAGCACGCCATCGACCCGTATGTCGCGGAGCAGGTCCATGGCGGCTCGCTCTCGCTCGGCGAATTGACCGCGCTGGTGGACCGTCTCTGCCAGATGCCGGTGGAGGAGCGGCGCGCGCTCCCGGGCCTGCAGCCCAAGCGCGCGGACGTCATCCCCGCTGGCGCGCTCATCCTCCTGGAGTCGGTGAAGGCCCTGGGATTGGAGGGGTGCCGCGTCAGTGACAGGGGACTCAGATGGGGGCTGCTCGCGCATCGGTTCGGCGCGGGGGCCGCCCGGTCATGA
- a CDS encoding MFS transporter translates to MSTSSVSLSPSPSAAPATPAANAGYALLILTLINLVNYLDRYIVAVALPGIQQEFHINDTQAGLLGTMFILVFMLASPVGGYLGDRYPRRLLVAGGVLLWSLATGASGLATSFAALLIARAVIGIGEAGYGAVAPSIISDLYPREKRTRMLAYFYIAIPVGAAAGYGLGGWLTQAYSWHVAFFAGGVPGLILGALAFFMPEPKRGAMDGPNAETKLPFLVGIKGLGRNAAFWAVTAGYTLMTFSIGGLGFWMPTYLVRERGMLADDSGFRFGAITAVAGLLGTVAGGWLGDKLDRKREGGGLWMSGVGLMLAAPCMYLAVNLKDVGLTFVAIGAAQFLIFLNSGPINAAIVNCVPPAFRAFAMGLNVLCIHLLGDAISPTLIGNIADASSLHTAIAINALPVLLGGVALLIGARLFRSAVPRVEATA, encoded by the coding sequence ATGAGCACGTCCTCCGTGAGCCTCTCGCCCTCCCCATCCGCGGCACCCGCCACTCCCGCCGCGAACGCGGGCTACGCGCTGCTCATCCTCACCCTCATCAACCTGGTCAACTACCTCGACCGGTACATCGTCGCCGTCGCGCTGCCAGGCATCCAGCAGGAGTTCCACATCAACGACACGCAGGCGGGCCTGCTGGGCACCATGTTCATCCTGGTGTTCATGCTGGCCTCGCCCGTGGGCGGCTACCTGGGTGACCGGTATCCGCGTCGGCTGCTGGTCGCGGGCGGCGTGCTGTTGTGGAGCCTCGCGACGGGAGCCAGCGGGCTCGCCACGTCCTTCGCCGCGCTGCTCATCGCGCGTGCGGTGATTGGCATCGGCGAGGCGGGTTATGGCGCGGTGGCGCCCAGCATCATCTCGGACCTGTACCCGCGCGAGAAGCGCACGCGGATGCTCGCGTACTTCTACATCGCCATCCCCGTGGGCGCGGCGGCGGGCTACGGACTGGGCGGCTGGCTGACGCAGGCGTATTCGTGGCACGTGGCCTTCTTCGCGGGAGGCGTGCCGGGCCTGATTCTGGGCGCCCTGGCGTTCTTCATGCCCGAGCCCAAGCGCGGCGCCATGGATGGCCCCAACGCGGAGACGAAGCTTCCCTTCCTCGTCGGCATCAAGGGGCTGGGACGCAACGCGGCCTTCTGGGCGGTGACGGCGGGCTACACGCTGATGACGTTCTCCATCGGCGGCCTCGGCTTCTGGATGCCCACGTATCTGGTGCGTGAGCGCGGGATGCTGGCGGATGACTCCGGGTTCCGCTTCGGTGCGATTACGGCGGTGGCGGGCCTCCTGGGGACCGTGGCCGGGGGCTGGCTGGGAGACAAGCTGGACCGCAAACGCGAGGGCGGTGGCCTCTGGATGTCCGGCGTGGGGTTGATGCTCGCGGCACCGTGCATGTACCTGGCGGTCAACCTGAAGGATGTGGGCCTCACCTTCGTGGCGATTGGCGCGGCGCAGTTCCTCATCTTCCTCAACAGCGGCCCCATCAACGCCGCCATCGTCAACTGCGTGCCCCCCGCGTTCCGCGCCTTCGCCATGGGGCTGAACGTGCTGTGCATCCACCTGCTCGGGGATGCGATTTCGCCCACGCTCATCGGCAACATCGCCGACGCGTCGAGCCTCCACACCGCCATCGCCATCAACGCCCTGCCCGTGCTGCTCGGCGGCGTGGCGCTGCTCATCGGAGCACGACTGTTCCGCTCGGCCGTGCCCCGAGTGGAAGCTACCGCCTGA
- a CDS encoding lysophospholipid acyltransferase family protein, whose protein sequence is MFYACVRAVVAVCLRLFYRVKVNAPGPEPEGPVLFVGNHPNGLIDPGLVFIITRRPVTFLAKAPLFSMPVIGWLLKGLDALPVYRKQDDPSKMGGNEGTLDAAKGALLQGRAITIFPEGKSHSEPGLAELKTGASRIALNAAKEGALVRIVPVGLTYAEKNVFRSEVLIDVGPAIDVTPFLPADAASESESVRALTERIAEGLRAVTLNLEQWADLPLVQLAEQLYSFKQGQVLDAERLRLWARGVQLFRAREPERFEEVRSHLASFSRRLGLVHAEGLKDLALVYRPGNVVPFVVKNLLSLVLGLPLFVLGLVLFWLPYQVPRAASRKVELDVQATVKFLSAFVLALVWWGGLTVAAGVWGGAPWAGLTFLAVPPLALFTLYFAERWDVLRRDIDVFFTLGSRVRLKSLLLSDGERLASEVERLADEYRPQVDATVRR, encoded by the coding sequence GTGTTCTACGCGTGTGTCCGTGCCGTGGTCGCGGTGTGTCTGCGCCTCTTCTACCGGGTGAAGGTGAATGCTCCGGGCCCCGAGCCGGAGGGCCCGGTGCTGTTCGTGGGCAATCATCCCAACGGGCTCATCGACCCGGGGCTCGTCTTCATCATCACGCGCCGCCCCGTGACGTTCCTCGCGAAGGCGCCGCTGTTCTCGATGCCCGTCATCGGCTGGCTGCTCAAGGGGCTGGATGCGCTGCCGGTGTATCGCAAGCAGGATGACCCCTCGAAGATGGGAGGCAACGAGGGCACGCTCGATGCCGCGAAAGGCGCGCTGCTCCAGGGCCGCGCCATCACCATCTTCCCCGAGGGAAAGAGCCACTCCGAGCCCGGGCTCGCGGAGCTGAAGACGGGCGCGTCGCGCATCGCGCTGAACGCGGCGAAGGAGGGCGCACTGGTGCGCATCGTCCCCGTGGGGCTCACGTATGCGGAGAAGAACGTCTTCCGCAGCGAGGTCCTCATCGACGTGGGCCCCGCCATCGACGTCACGCCCTTCCTGCCCGCGGATGCCGCCTCGGAGTCCGAGTCCGTGCGGGCCCTCACCGAACGCATCGCCGAGGGACTCCGCGCGGTGACGCTCAACCTGGAGCAGTGGGCGGACCTGCCGCTGGTGCAGCTCGCCGAGCAGCTCTATTCCTTCAAGCAAGGACAGGTGCTGGACGCGGAGCGCCTGCGGCTGTGGGCTCGTGGCGTGCAGTTGTTCCGCGCGCGGGAGCCGGAGCGATTCGAGGAGGTGCGCTCGCACCTCGCGTCCTTCAGTCGGCGGCTGGGCCTGGTGCACGCGGAGGGGCTCAAGGACCTCGCGCTCGTCTACCGGCCGGGCAATGTGGTGCCCTTCGTCGTGAAGAACCTGCTCTCGCTGGTGCTGGGCCTGCCGCTGTTCGTGCTGGGCCTGGTGCTCTTCTGGCTGCCGTACCAGGTGCCCAGGGCCGCCAGTCGCAAGGTGGAGCTGGACGTGCAGGCGACGGTGAAGTTCCTCAGCGCGTTCGTCCTGGCGCTCGTCTGGTGGGGTGGGCTCACCGTCGCCGCGGGCGTGTGGGGCGGGGCACCGTGGGCGGGGCTGACGTTCCTCGCGGTGCCGCCCCTGGCGCTCTTCACGCTCTACTTCGCCGAGCGCTGGGATGTGCTGCGGCGGGACATCGACGTGTTCTTCACCCTGGGCAGTCGCGTGCGCCTCAAGTCGCTGCTGCTCTCGGATGGAGAGCGGCTGGCCTCGGAGGTGGAGCGACTGGCCGATGAGTATCGGCCCCAGGTGGACGCCACCGTCAGGCGGTAG